Proteins encoded by one window of Arachis hypogaea cultivar Tifrunner chromosome 1, arahy.Tifrunner.gnm2.J5K5, whole genome shotgun sequence:
- the LOC112707890 gene encoding RNA-binding protein involved in heterochromatin assembly dri1-like, translating into MSWSGGDWMCGACQHINFKKREACQNCGYPKFGGPDPSTYRYHRTEALAGDWFCTGMNCGAHNYASRSNCYRCGAFKDDYSSGYGGNMAGSVGYGSDCSFPPGWKSGDWLCPRIGCGVHNYASRTECFKCKMPRNFGGAD; encoded by the exons ATGAGCTGGTCAGGAGGAGATTGGATGTGTGGTGCTTGCCAGCACATAAATTTCAAGAAGAGGGAGGCATGCCAAAATTGTGGATATCCCAAGTTTGGAGGCCCTGACCCTTCAACTTATAGATATCACAGGACGGAAGCATTGGCCGGAGACTGGTTTTGCACCGGTATGAACTGTGGAGCTCACAACTACGCCAGCCGATCAAACTGCTATAGATgtggtgcattcaaagatgattaTTCTTCTGGATATGGAGGGAACATGGCAGGCTCTGTAGGCTATGGATCTGACTGCAGTTTCCCACCGGGATGGAAGAGCGGTGACTGGCTTTGTCCTAG AATTGGCTGTGGAGTGCATAATTATGCTAGCAGGACAGAATGCTTTAAGTGCAAAATGCCAAGGAATTTTG GTGGTGCAGACTAA